Proteins from a single region of Deltaproteobacteria bacterium:
- a CDS encoding response regulator: MTTKKRILLIDDDKDFLFATKLILEKGGYEVFLAEDGKTGVEMWKSVAPDLAIIDMMMETWGEGFSVLSKIRAMDTGKDTPLFMLSAVDLQGPYGSFEPPPEFPKVNAVLQKPVKAEDLLRYIARELGGKKTS; the protein is encoded by the coding sequence ATGACCACAAAGAAAAGAATTCTTCTGATTGACGATGACAAAGATTTCCTGTTTGCGACGAAGCTGATTCTCGAGAAGGGGGGGTATGAGGTGTTCCTGGCGGAAGACGGCAAGACCGGCGTGGAGATGTGGAAATCCGTAGCCCCCGATCTGGCCATCATCGATATGATGATGGAGACGTGGGGGGAAGGGTTTTCCGTCCTTTCCAAGATCCGTGCCATGGATACCGGGAAGGATACCCCGCTGTTCATGCTGAGCGCCGTGGACCTTCAGGGGCCCTACGGTTCATTTGAACCGCCGCCGGAATTTCCCAAGGTCAACGCGGTCCTGCAAAAGCCCGTGAAGGCGGAGGATCTGCTCCGGTACATCGCTCGGGAATTGGGTGGAAAGAAGACGTCATGA
- a CDS encoding hybrid sensor histidine kinase/response regulator codes for MMNSPNSLVLIIDDESSIRDGCRQALEKSGYTVLDAGEGDKGIKIARDAKPDVALIDLKMPGMSGMEIIEILSRDVPDTVLVMITGYATIVSAVEAIQKGTYDYLPKPFDPDQLRAVVRRAVEHRNLKIEARRLRQEKERMEKSFITFVSHEMRSPLVVIRQYIEALKAIAGDRLDRDMTEIIERCGARIQGLETLVEHWLDISRIGEGSFVWKKEPLNLIQLIGRSMEEMAPICKEKGILLKTDLPDQLPEILGDQESLLRVFTNIIGNATKYTPENGGITLTATSDDYHVTVRISDTGTGIPADKLPFIFEPFYRVKGKEERQRGSGLGLTFCKRIMELHGGEITVTSTEGQGSTFLLKFLPHVRPE; via the coding sequence ATGATGAACTCGCCGAACTCTCTCGTTCTGATCATAGATGACGAATCATCCATCCGGGACGGGTGCCGGCAGGCGCTGGAAAAATCCGGCTATACCGTACTGGATGCGGGGGAGGGGGACAAGGGGATCAAGATCGCCCGGGATGCCAAACCGGATGTTGCGTTGATTGATCTCAAGATGCCGGGGATGTCGGGGATGGAAATCATCGAGATCCTCTCCCGGGATGTGCCGGATACGGTCCTCGTCATGATCACAGGCTACGCGACGATTGTCTCGGCGGTGGAGGCCATTCAGAAGGGGACCTACGATTATCTCCCGAAACCCTTCGACCCCGATCAGTTGCGGGCGGTCGTCCGGCGGGCGGTCGAGCATCGCAACCTGAAAATCGAGGCGAGGCGGTTGCGGCAAGAGAAGGAACGTATGGAAAAGAGCTTTATCACTTTCGTGAGCCACGAAATGCGTTCCCCGCTGGTTGTTATCCGTCAGTACATCGAAGCGCTCAAGGCCATTGCCGGCGATCGCCTCGACCGGGACATGACGGAGATCATCGAGAGGTGCGGCGCCCGCATACAGGGGCTCGAGACCCTGGTCGAGCACTGGCTTGACATCAGCCGGATCGGGGAGGGCAGCTTCGTTTGGAAGAAGGAACCCTTGAACCTGATTCAATTGATCGGGCGAAGCATGGAAGAAATGGCCCCCATCTGCAAGGAAAAGGGCATTCTGCTCAAGACGGATCTGCCGGATCAGCTTCCGGAAATCCTCGGTGATCAGGAAAGTCTGCTCCGGGTCTTTACCAATATCATCGGAAATGCAACAAAATATACCCCGGAGAATGGCGGAATCACGCTTACGGCGACGAGCGACGATTACCATGTCACGGTCCGCATTTCCGATACGGGAACGGGGATTCCTGCGGACAAGCTTCCTTTTATTTTCGAACCGTTTTACCGGGTGAAAGGAAAAGAAGAGCGCCAGAGGGGGTCGGGTCTTGGACTGACCTTCTGTAAAAGAATAATGGAATTGCATGGCGGAGAGATCACGGTTACGTCCACGGAGGGTCAGGGATCGACATTTCTGCTGAAGTTTCTCCCGCATGTACGGCCGGAGTAA